One stretch of Bombus affinis isolate iyBomAffi1 chromosome 4, iyBomAffi1.2, whole genome shotgun sequence DNA includes these proteins:
- the LOC126915833 gene encoding heat shock protein 75 kDa, mitochondrial — protein MAMSTVHRLRFAIKFGRNLTRPLSLSSERRILGKQCQRFLGIADTLAQSYSSQAATQTTETHNIIRDVEKPTEEGVKHEFQSETQMLLQIVAKSLYSNKEVFLRELISNASDALEKLRYMRLSDSKAADIIGDRNLEIHIGTDKQNRTLIIQDTGIGMTYEELVSNLGTIARSGSRAFLEKLKEKQDTGDMSQIIGQFGVGFYSVFMVADKVEVFTKSYAPDAEGFCWISDGSDTFKISKAEGVQPGTKVVIHLNLDCRNYSDDNTINSLIMKYSNFISSPIYVNGKRVNTLQPLWMLDPKDITPLQHNEFYRFIGNCFDAPRFILHYSTDVPLNIRALLYFPEQKPPLFDFTKGETSGVLLYSRKVLINNKAENILPKWMRFIKGVVDSEDIPLNLSRELLQNSALIGKLRNVLTTRILKFLNEKSQKYTEDYNKFYKDYNIFLKEGIVSTDIQTEKEKIAKLLRFQSSAMPPEELINLEDYCKRMPSSQEKIYYLLAPSRSLAEQSPYYESLKKRNIEVLFCYEAYDDVIFLHLKEFNSHKLTSIEDELRDSKCDSPGIINKGEIDKLITYMKKILRGKAHDIKTTTQLESHPCVITVPEMASARHFNRLQTRQIEGEMLYSLLQPCLEINPNHSLIKKLCQLMNTNTKLADLLIEQLFTNSMVEAGLIDNPRILLASLNKLLIAALEEH, from the exons ATGGCTATGTCTACCGTTCATAGATTGAGGTTTGCGATTAAATTCGGAAGAAACCTTACAAGACCGTTAAGTCTTAGCAGCGAAAGACGAATTTTAGGAAAACAATGTCAGCGGTTTTTAG GTATAGCTGACACTCTGGCACAAAGCTATTCTTCTCAGGCAGCGACACAAACCACAGAAACTCATAATATTATAAGAGATGTGGAAAAACCTACAG AGGAAGGAGTCAAACATGAATTCCAGTCAGAAACACAGATGCTTTTACAAATTGTTGCAAAGTCCTTGTATTCAAATAAAGAG GTATTTCTACGTGAATTAATTTCTAATGCAAGtgatgcacttgaaaaattaaGATATATGCGCTTAAGTGATTCTAAAGCTGCAGATATTATTGGTGACAGAAATTTGGAAATTCATATTGGTACTGATAAACAAAATAGAACACTTATAATTCAGGATACAGGAATTGGTATGACTTATGAAGAACTGGTATCAAATCTGGGAACTATAGCTAGATCTGGTTCTAGA GCTTTCttagaaaaattaaaagagaaacaaGATACTGGTGATATGTCACAAATTATTGGGCAATTTGGAGTTGGCTTCTATAGTGTTTTTATGGTTGCTGATAAAGTAGAAGTGTTTACAAAATCATATGCACCAGATGCTGAAGGCTTTTGCTGGATTTCTGATGG ttCTGATACATTTAAAATCTCAAAGGCTGAGGGAGTTCAACCTGGAACTAAAGTTGTTATACACTTGAATCTCGACTGCCGGAATTATAGCGATGACAACACAATTAATA GTCTCATCATGAAGTACAGCAACTTTATCAGTAGTCCTATTTATGTTAATGGCAAAAGAGTTAATACCCTGCAG CCATTATGGATGCTTGATCCAAAAGATATTACACCATTACAACATAATGAGTTCTATAGGTTTATTGGGAACTGTTTCGATGCTCCGCGATTCATATTACATTACTCGACCGATGTTCCACTTAATATAAGGGCGTTATTATATTTCCCAGAACAAAAGCCACCATTATTTGATTTCACGAAAGGTGAAACAAGTGGGGTTTTGTTATATAGCCGTAAAGTTTTAATTAACAATAAGGCCGAAAATATTTTGCCAAAATGGATGCGTTTCATCAAAGGAGTAGTTGATTCTGAAGATATTCCTCTTAATTTAAGTCGTGAATTATTGCAGAATAGTGCTTTAATTGG GAAATTACGTAATGTTCTAACCACGCGAATCTTAAAATTTTTGAATGAAAAATCTCAGAAATATACTGAAGATTACAACAAATTTTATAAAGATTACAATATCTTTTTAAAAGAAGGTATTGTAAGTACTGATATTCAAACAGAAAAG GAAAAAATCGCTAAACTCTTACGATTCCAATCATCTGCAATGCCACCAGAGGAATTAATAAATCTAGAAGATTACTGCAAACGAATGCCTTCTAGTCAAGAGAAGATCTATTATCTATTAGCACCAAG CCGAAGCTTAGCTGAACAATCACCATATTACGAATCTCTAAAGAAACGGAATATTGAAGTACTATTTTGCTATGAAGCGTATGACGATGTGATTTTCTTACACTTAAAAGAGTTTAACTCGCATAAGTTAACTTCTATTGAAGATGAGTTACGTGATTCAAAATGTGATAGTCCTG GTATTATTAATAAAGGTGAAATTGACAAACTTATAACATATATGAAGAAAATTTTGCGCGGAAAGGCTCATGACATTAAAACAACGACTCAACTTGAGTCACATCCGtgtgttattacagttccagaGATGGCAAGTGCAAGACACTTTAACCGCCTACAAACACGTCAAATAGAAGGTGAAATGCTTTACTCCTTGCTTCAGCCATGTTTGGAAATAAATCCTAATCATTCCCTCATTAAAAAGCTTTGCCAATTAATGAACACCAATACAAAATTAGCAGATCTTCTCATAGAACAG TTATTCACGAACAGTATGGTAGAAGCTGGTTTAATTGATAACCCACGTATATTATTAGCGTCTCTGAATAAATTGCTGATTGCAGCATTAGAGGAACATTAA